CATCTCGAAGTCTAGGCTCATCTCCCTTCGTACACCTGAAGAATATGCTGCAGCACTCAAAAAAGGCCCCAATCACGGAGGTGTGGCTGCTGTGGTAGATGAGCGTCCATATGTAGAGCTTTTCCTCTCAGCCCAGTGCACATTTAAGATTGTAGGTCAAGAGTTCACCAAAAGTGGCTGGGGCTTTGTGAGTATCTATCTTCTGGATTTCATCATGGTTGTTTTTCTAAAATGTGAACTGTTAAAGTTTGTTAGAAGGCatattttccattctttaaCAGCTGATTCATCTTCTATTCCATGGCATTTGAGATGACAAATGATGATATTGCATCCTACAATCTCTTTGCAGGCATTTCCACGGGACTCTCCCTTGGCTATCGATTTGTCAACAGCAATTCTACAACTAACTGAGAATGGTGATCTCCAGCGGATCCATGACAAGTGGCTCGTGAAAAGCAGTTGCAGCTTAGACAATGCCGAGATTGAATCAGACCGACTTCAACTGAAAAGCTTCTGGGGTATTTTCCTTATCTGCGGAATAGCTTGCTTCATTGCCCTCTTAATATACTTTTGGCAGATTATAAACCAGGTGTGCAATGCTCCTGCCGAATCTGTTGCGACTGAGCATGGCAGTGGTCGTTCTAGACGACTTCAGAGATTTTTATCGATAATGGATGAAAAGGAAGATGTATCGAAGAGCAAGAGTAAGGGACTAAAATCAGACAGATCATTTGAAAATGATAGGGATGAGGAGTTAGGAAGTGGTAAGAGAAGACATATAGATATGGCCTCAGGAAGCAACAGCAGCTAATGGCAATTAACTTGGTTTTCTGCTTATGCATCCTCAATTGTATCAGTCATTGCATATCAAGCAACATTTAGAATCATATTCAAGCACTGCAACTGTTCATATGTTTGTGCAAAATTGCTTTCAACAGGAATGGCTTAGAACATTTGCCTTTGCAAGATTTTGTCTTACATACATGTCAACTTAGTAAGAACACATACATTGTAAAGTAATGAGTATATATTCAATCTTGATTCTCTCCCTATTTAGATGTGTTTCTTTTAGGACCTTGATATTCGTTCTATGGATTTGAGCTGAGTTAATAATAACTCAGTTTAAATGAGATGAGTTTGAACtgaaaaaaactcaatttgtCGAGTTCAAGCTTAACTCGAGATCAATATCTTTTTGACATTATTGTACTAGAGCTTGTCCTGTTGTCTGTTTTTTTTGTCAACTCcttgtcttctccaaaattattgttcatcAACTCAAGAAGGCCAAgattaaattaactattttagtTTTGAGCTCAATTTGAGTTGATCTTTATACAaacttaatttgactcaaattgattcctttcattaattataattcagtATTTTCAATCTGAAGCCTCATATGTGATGGGCCCGATGTGTGCCCAATCGTGTGAAGTCCTTCAAAGGGCTCCACAGGCCTAGCAATGATCTATCCTTAAGAATGAGTCTGAACTTTTCCAAACATAAAAGCCTTTAATTGTGGAAGATTCTAACCGTGTAAGTTAGAACTTTTACTTACCATGTGctcatctttatcttcttcctGTGTTATAAAAAAGAATCTTTAAGCTCCCTTTCTCGGGcaaaatcaaccaaatttcAAAAGCTTCTTTTATAAAGCTTTTCGGTTCTCAACCCATTTTGCCAGACATACAAACAATGAACACCAAAGTAAGCAACTGTTAAAAAGTGTCAAATATACTGACAAACACTACAAACTAAGGAGCTGTCAACCACATCCTTCCTTGCCAAATCACTGCTGAGGATACAGGCAGGTGCCGTAACCTGATTCAATTACAGAGATTCACAAGTCAAGTaacatgttaattaattaatcaatgaaACCATGCTAAACAAATCCGACTTGCTCAAATCAGGAGAGACATTGGGTATGTATACGTAACAATATCACTTTAGAAATGTTAAGTCAGGACggattaaattaaatatgttttagaTTGCAAAGTTTTAAAGTAAAACTATAATACAGCCTAGTACAAGAATCAATGAACTTACTTGGATCACTGAAGGTAACAAGGCCAGTGCCCTTGAAATCGCAGTTCCAGTAGTTCCTTCCATGCTTCTGATAGTAAGCATTCATGGCATAAGAAGCATGAGCATGAAGCTTTTCAGGCTCAAAGCAATCACCCGTCTTGTAAATTTCTCTGCAATCAACACCGCCAGGTCCACAGCAAAAATCTAGAACACTTTGAAGAACTTTTTCATCTGCATGTGGTTTAGCAACGCACCAAACAGACGGTCCTCTGGCAACTCCACTTGACATTTTCTCAAATGACCCTCCTCCATTACTACAAAACTGGCAACTCAAATCAACTTCATACACCTTAGAACCATCCCCATTAAAAATCCCAAAATTCCTCTCTGTAACATCCCCTTCTTTCTTGTTCTCATTGAACAAAGCAAACACAAATATATCAATCTTCTCCTTTGGCCTCATGGGTGTCCCTTTACTTGACTGTGCACGTTCTATCAACCTAGTATTGTAAGTCTTTGCATTTTGCGGAGTGGCCGCCATGTCCCCAGGCTCACCTTTGGAGGGCCACCCAGATTCAGAAACAGTAATCTTTACTGACCCATCACTAAACCCTAAGGCATTAATGGCAGACCTAACAGAATCAATTTGCGCATCCAACATGTTGGTATAAACGAACCCTTTAGGGTCATTTACCCTGGTGGCATTACCCAGTAAAGCATACTCCATATCGACCGTACTGGGGTTCGCCCTGTAGGCAAAATATGGGTACGCATTGATCATGAATGGCGCTCCAGTGTCAGATAAAAACCCTAATATAGAGCCCATCGTCGGGGCAAGTTCAGGGGCAAAAGTGGAAGCTGAGGGAGGAAATGAAGCAGCAAGAACGGCCATACTATGTGGCGTTGTGACCTTGATTTTACGTTCAAGGCCTCGTTTCAATAAAGCTGCGTGGAGGTTTTGCAATGCTTGGACTAGAGCTTTAGGGTCGACCTTATCAGTTGTTAAGTACTCGTTACCCACGGCAATGGCGACAATGGAAGTGGCGGGAATGAAGGGCAGGACACGTGTGGACAGCCACTCATCGGCCGACGAGTTAGAGCTGATGTTCGACACGTGGTGGTTTTCGACAGCGACGATTAGGTCAATGCCGGTGTTGGCAAAGGCTTGGAGGATTTCGGGGTTAGTATCATAGATTTTGACCTTGTTTATGAGGGTGGATTGAAGGAGTTGAGCTACTTTCTTTGGCGATGGAAGGTTGTTGCCTAGAGTACCATAGTTTATGCCCACTCCGACGACGTTTTGGAACGGGCTGAGAAGAGGAAGGAGGAGGAGGAGTAGAGGAAGAGCCATGGTTGCAGAAGTGAGAGTCAGAGGTTGAGTTGTTGATCTTGTTTGGAAAAGTAGATATAAGAGAAAGGCCTAACCTGAATCAAGCTAGCTCCCGATTTCAGCTAAATTTGAACTACAGTTTTTGCTTGACAGTTTAATTGGAGTCTCTTACAAAATTGTCTGTTAAGataaggccaaagaactatttgtCACTCTaagttttgataaattttaaaaaaattacattaatgaaattaaaaaaattcaaactctcactCTTAGCCTTCGaagagatttttaaattttttcgtTTCATTATAAAAGAGAAAttacctaaatttttttttcatttctaacaAAGAGATCTATTTTAGATCATTTTTTTTGTATCGATCATCAATTTAGAGTGAAAAAAAGAGATCATTAGCACCATAAATGATGGTTGaaagggtgaagaaaaaattaaaaaattttaaatatgaataaaattgttaatttttaaaacttaagaaaaaatataataaatttatattttttaatattattaataaaataataatttcacctttgacttaaaaaaaaaaattaacaacagttaactcataaataagattttagattttttaaaccctATCAGTGCAATTTTGAGAATGTATCAAAatttaggtgagaaatagtcctttggctttaagataatgatactatttatcaagtaataatactatttattttgttgattttatatatattatcggTTACTTTTTAACGatatttcttttcaattcaaatgagtttaaattcaagtttaaacgaatttatatttgagtttaattcaaccTTATGTAAAATTAAggatatattcaaattaaactgagTCAAACTAAATCTGAATAAGGGTTAATTAAAACTTGACTtgaatataaaaagtttaatttaagtgGGTTAGTGATAAATTGTTTGATAAACTATccaaaagaaagaataaaaatcaacaaagataaaaaaggatggattaaaaaaatttaaaaaataaatttatggataaatttgtaataatttaatttatttaaaatgatttgatttaaaaactaGCATTATCTTTCGCTCGAATTTAGgttcattttctttgaattgcttTAATAATTGTTcctcttctttcatttttcttcattgatGCTGCAAAAGTGATGTCCTTTACGGAAATCCTGAAAGGCAACAGTGATTTGATCTTGTCTGGGTTAAAAATTCAAAGCATACAGATCAAAAGGCAAGACAGGTGGGTCAACATGCCATGTGATGTGAGTTGATGGTGAAGCAGGGCCGCTTAATTGTTGGGGGGATAATTTCAACTCGAATGCGCGTTTTGTTTCAAACTTCAAGATTGTGCCAGCGTTTAGTTCTCCcaagtaaaattattatcagATAAATTTAGGGTTCTTATtatagttaataataataatcaactTCCTCAACAAGAAAGATCCAAATTAACCGAATTTTAACTACTTCATCTCCTGCTTTGAACCCTGCTTCAGAATCTTTGCAACTTGTTCTGAATTCAAGTCTTGTGTGGTTAATTAGTAGAGGTGCAAACTAGCAGGGTGATCAAAGTATAGCTTGGGCAGAAATATAAAGCTTATACTCGGATTGAagtacaagattttaaattattagatatttattgatattatttttgagTCTAATTGTAAGTTGGCAAGCTCAAACTTAATTCGAGTATTATATTCAAGTCATT
This is a stretch of genomic DNA from Mangifera indica cultivar Alphonso chromosome 11, CATAS_Mindica_2.1, whole genome shotgun sequence. It encodes these proteins:
- the LOC123229461 gene encoding glucan endo-1,3-beta-glucosidase 12-like — translated: MALPLLLLLLPLLSPFQNVVGVGINYGTLGNNLPSPKKVAQLLQSTLINKVKIYDTNPEILQAFANTGIDLIVAVENHHVSNISSNSSADEWLSTRVLPFIPATSIVAIAVGNEYLTTDKVDPKALVQALQNLHAALLKRGLERKIKVTTPHSMAVLAASFPPSASTFAPELAPTMGSILGFLSDTGAPFMINAYPYFAYRANPSTVDMEYALLGNATRVNDPKGFVYTNMLDAQIDSVRSAINALGFSDGSVKITVSESGWPSKGEPGDMAATPQNAKTYNTRLIERAQSSKGTPMRPKEKIDIFVFALFNENKKEGDVTERNFGIFNGDGSKVYEVDLSCQFCSNGGGSFEKMSSGVARGPSVWCVAKPHADEKVLQSVLDFCCGPGGVDCREIYKTGDCFEPEKLHAHASYAMNAYYQKHGRNYWNCDFKGTGLVTFSDPSYGTCLYPQQ